Genomic segment of Rhodococcus rhodochrous:
GCGATCGCGCTGTACGCGAAGGCCGGGTACGTGCCGATGACCGAGCGCTTCGGGCTCTACGCAGAATCACCGACGGCGATGTACTACTGCAAGGAACTGCCCCCGATCCGTCCGGCGACCGACGACGACCTGCCGGTGCTGCAGGAGATCGAACGCGCGGCGGGCAAGCCCTTCGCCGAGATCGGGATGGCGTTCGTCGCCGACGACGATCCTCCGTCCGTCGAGGAGTTGCGCGCCCACCGGGACGCGGGCCGCTGCTGGGCGTGGTTCGACGAGCAGGGACGAGCGGTCGCGTATCTCGTGGCCGACGTCGTCGACGACGGTGTCCACATCGAGCAGGTGTCGGTGCATCCCGATCACGCGCGTCGCGGGATCGGCCGCAAGCTGATCGACCATGTCGCGGGGTGGGCTCGGGACGCCGGGTTCGGATCGCTGACGCTGACCACCTACCGCGACGTGCCGTGGAACGGCCCGTACTACGCGCGTCTCGGCTTCCGCACGGTCGCGGACGACGCCCTCTCCCCCGCGCTCACCCGGATCCGCGCGGAGGAACGGAAGCACGGCCTCGACCGCTGGCCGCGGATCGTCATGCGTCGCGGGCTGGAGGCGTAGGAGCCAGGTCCCTGGCGGCCCGCTCCCCCTCGGTGATCGCGGCATGCAGGCGGCGGGGGGTCACCGCATCGCCCACGCGGATCACCCTCGTGCCGGCTCCCGCGAGTTCCCGCCACAACTCGTCGACGGGCTCCTGATGGGTGGCGACGACGACCGCGTCCACCGTGAGCGTCGTCTGCTCACCGGTCGCGTGGTGGACCAGGGCGACCTCGGCGCCGCCCGGCAGGTCCACGACACCGCCGACGGCGACGCCGGCGAGTCGCTCGATCCGCTTGTCGTGGGCGCGGTGCAGCCAGCCGTCGAGCTCGAGCGTCAGACCGAGGTCCTGGCCCACGAGCATCCCCGGCGTACACACCGTCACCGCACATCCCCGGTCCGCCAGCAGTTCGGCGACCGACGTCGCCTGGTGGAAACCGAGATCGTCGACGACGAGGACCCGGCCGGAGGGTGCAGTGCGACCGGTGAGCACATCGCGCACATCGCTCACCCGTGCGGACGATCCCGCCCAGGCGGGCCGGTGCGGGCGCGCGCCCGTCGCGACGACCACGACGTCGGGCGCGAGCGCGTGCAGTGTCGCGGCATCGGCGGTCACACCGGTGCGGATGTCCACTCCCCTGCGGCGGCACTCGGCGTCGAGGTGGGTCACCGCACCGAGCAGTTCGGCACGGTGCGGGGCTGCGGCCGCCTCACGGATCTGACCGCCGGTACACCGGTTCCGTTCGAGCAGCGTGACCGAATGCCCCTGCCCGGCAGCCGTCACCGCCGCCTGCAGACCCGCGGGTCCGCCGCCGACGACAACGACCCGATGCGGTACGGCGGTCGCGGCGGGAGCGTCGGATTCGTACCCGGCATGGGAATTGACCGCGCACGCGATGGGACGGTTGAGCCCGACCCGTCCGATGCATTCCTGGTTGCAGCCGATGCACGGCCGTATCTCGTCGTCGCGGCCGGAGAGGGTCTTGTTCGCGAAGTCCGGGTCGGCGATCTGCGCACGCACGGCGCCGACCAGATCGCACACTCCGTCTGCGAGCGCGGCACCGATCTGTTCAGGTCGGGTGAAGCGCCCGACCCCGACGACCGGCAGCGACACCGCTGCCCGGATCGCGTCGGGGACGAACAGCGAATAACCGTGCGGGGTGGACATCGGGGCTTCGACCAGATGCAACGTCTCGGTCGCGACACCCACGGACGTGTTGAGGTAGTCGACGTCACCGCTCGCCTCGAGCATCTGCGCGACCTGCACGGCGTCGTCGATGCCGACACCGCCGGCGGTGCCGTCGTGACCCGTCAGCCGCACGCCCACGACACGGTCGCGTCCGACGGCCCGTCGCACAGCGGACACCACCTCGAGCAGCAGCCGGGCCCGCCCGGCGAGATCCCCGCCGTAGCGATCGGTGCGACGGTTCGTCGCGGGTGCGAGGAAGGCACGGAGGACGGATGCCTGGGAGCACTGGATCTCGACACCGTCGAAGCCGCCTTCGGCGCAGCGGCGGGCGACGTCCGCGTAGCCCCCGACGAGTTCGGCGATGTCGGATTCCGTCATCACGCGCGGGACCTCACGGAAGAGCGGGTCGGGTTCGGGACTCGGCGCCCACAACGGTTGCCCCGTGTACATCGAGGTGCCCTGGGCGCCGTTGTGGTTGAGCTGCGCGAGGATCCGCGTGCCGTGCCGGTGGATCGCGTCGGTG
This window contains:
- a CDS encoding mycofactocin system FadH/OYE family oxidoreductase 2, with product MTRTATGTVPHASLRIGPVTLRNRIVFPAHLTNFSVDGTVTDRHIAYYEARARGGASMIVTEEHTVHPSDRPYEKLIRGWDPDVITGYRRLTDAIHRHGTRILAQLNHNGAQGTSMYTGQPLWAPSPEPDPLFREVPRVMTESDIAELVGGYADVARRCAEGGFDGVEIQCSQASVLRAFLAPATNRRTDRYGGDLAGRARLLLEVVSAVRRAVGRDRVVGVRLTGHDGTAGGVGIDDAVQVAQMLEASGDVDYLNTSVGVATETLHLVEAPMSTPHGYSLFVPDAIRAAVSLPVVGVGRFTRPEQIGAALADGVCDLVGAVRAQIADPDFANKTLSGRDDEIRPCIGCNQECIGRVGLNRPIACAVNSHAGYESDAPAATAVPHRVVVVGGGPAGLQAAVTAAGQGHSVTLLERNRCTGGQIREAAAAPHRAELLGAVTHLDAECRRRGVDIRTGVTADAATLHALAPDVVVVATGARPHRPAWAGSSARVSDVRDVLTGRTAPSGRVLVVDDLGFHQATSVAELLADRGCAVTVCTPGMLVGQDLGLTLELDGWLHRAHDKRIERLAGVAVGGVVDLPGGAEVALVHHATGEQTTLTVDAVVVATHQEPVDELWRELAGAGTRVIRVGDAVTPRRLHAAITEGERAARDLAPTPPARDA
- a CDS encoding GNAT family N-acetyltransferase, translated to MLIEPRPLDDPDVQDLIGEVQLEYVRRYGGPDDTELAPHEFEPPRGVFLLAVADGVPAGIGGWRAPEHSHRGVRDDDAEIKRMYVRASMRRRGVAARVLGALERTATDAGRRRMILETGSEQPEAIALYAKAGYVPMTERFGLYAESPTAMYYCKELPPIRPATDDDLPVLQEIERAAGKPFAEIGMAFVADDDPPSVEELRAHRDAGRCWAWFDEQGRAVAYLVADVVDDGVHIEQVSVHPDHARRGIGRKLIDHVAGWARDAGFGSLTLTTYRDVPWNGPYYARLGFRTVADDALSPALTRIRAEERKHGLDRWPRIVMRRGLEA